A genomic segment from Toxotes jaculatrix isolate fToxJac2 chromosome 6, fToxJac2.pri, whole genome shotgun sequence encodes:
- the tjp3 gene encoding tight junction protein ZO-3 isoform X2, which yields MEVRFKDQVKPGMEDLTIWEQHTITLNKDAKLGFGFAISGGKDKPHPDNGDTAVVVSDVLPNGPAMGRLFNKDQIVMVNGTSMDNVHSNFTIQVLKSCGKTANITVKRPRTIQIPATTRPSRAASHSNLLDQDPPRRQRRYSDGSDNRDGNRYRARSSTPDRNGHRDTLPLMSSGYKRLPQQNVADKPIRTTLVKKKTTDEYGLKLGSQIFIKHMTETGLAAREGTLQEGDLILKINGMTTENLSLLETKHLVEKSRGKLTMTVLRDDRKFLVSIPEVEDSAPNSEDDRHQDSSSELEDISDIDADIPTHRTSRQPTREKRTRRTRAEPPPSKSRDSSPLRSTLTRPPARTYASHRAPSESESDHSPSPPPVRRDRDRNSPDQPARYKALSGVSTLPNPRSSPVAHNWTASRPSSSASRPRRPVSESDSDRSASPPPVRESSRLDSRYKVLPDLPLPGLRSSPINVRQEPPRRVNSPVKVPPPDSESDSEYGSSAPPQRQSTSYSQDSLSRYRALTDVVLQPQVEPPRWSAASATASNPPQKAHSDSESEASYASVPRRESTGSGKSNTVNNRYRVLPETRSTSMKQEPPPRVSSPTRPPPDDSSESDQLSHLRRSGSSERGESHRSVPLAANGTGTLRSGISVKSNPPLYSKPAEEPIYSLPPDSYPSPNPGYSSDVHTVSFVKDGSVGLRLVGGNDVGIFVGGVQPNSPAYNQGMKEGDQIMQVNKVDFGHLTREEAANFLLNIKTGEQVEICTQNKMDIYKKIIKSNLADNFYVRTHFDHEAEGPIGLSFTRGEVFRVVDTMHRGKLGNWLAVRMGNDLHEMDKGTIPNLARAETMATMERAQRAGGERQVSGPRAEFWKLRGLRGNKKNEKNIRRSRDDLLQLTIQGKFPAYERVLLREANFKRPIVILGPLNDIAMEKLAREMPDEYEVAEMVPRSGGDSSSTVVKLDTVRRIAEKDKHPLLDITPTAVERLNYIQYHPMVLFLDPHSRKDVKAMRQNYSPNSNKSSRRLYSQALKLRKHCSHMFSAIIDLQPNSNVWYESLKSKIQHQQSKPVWVSEVTLESGGEQDLDALDQTQSDYLSAASDLEDTDGEAFTDGEAYTDNEELEEAYPGQEAARVPRGARVAGAALARSSEPASGHHSPTLDPEPHADSYSLREVPPLMHVPEPRSSRRGNYSPPHSAPEEEDPSHRSFTDSDFSALDAIAPTTPSDGPPDFIAPDPSTRHSVNEPLYAEVQRESPQHASLSAIEEKLQQTRSAEPQAQAEEKKGPQYIVLAHHHQAVQYRRTQIRGSNSSEDEEDEDDDIEWGPATEL from the exons aaacCAGGAATGGAGGACTTAACAATATGGGAGCAACACACGATAACACTAAACAAA GATGCCAAGCTGGGGTTTGGCTTTGCCATATCAGGAGGCAAGGACAAGCCTCACCCAGACAATGGGGACACAGCTGTGGTGGTGTCAGACGTGCTGCCAAACGGACCAGCCATGGGGCGACTGTT CAACAAAGACCAAATTGTCATGGTGAATGGAACGTCTATGGACAATGTGCACTCTAACTTCACCATTCAGGTCCTGAAATCATGTGGCAAGACTGCAAATATA ACAGTGAAACGTCCTCGCACGATCCAGATCCCAGCCACCACCAGGCCGTCTCGGGCCGCCTCTCACTCCAACCTGCTGGACCAGGACCCTCCCAGACGACAACGACGCTACTCTGACGGCAGCGACAACCGAGACGGCAATCGCTACCGAGCGCGCAGCTCTACGCCCGACCGAAACGGGCACAGAGACACGCTGCCGTTAATGTCGTCGGGTTACAAGAGGCTGCCGCAGCAGAACGTCGCAGACAAACCCATCAGAACTACTCtggttaaaaagaaaaccacagatG agtATGGACTGAAGCTGGGCAGTCAGATCTTTATCAAACACATGACAGAAACAGGCCTGGCTGCAAGGGAAGGCACGCTGCAGGAGGGAGACCTCATCCTAAAG ATCAATGGCATGACGACCGAGAATCTGTCCCTGCTGGAGACCAAGCACCTGGTGGAGAAGAGCAGGGGCAAACTGACCATGACGGTCCTCAGGGACGACCGCAAGTTCCTGGTCAGCATCCCCGAGGTGGAGGACAGCGCCCCCAACAGTGAGGACGACCGCCACCAAGACAGCAGCTCCGAACTcgagg ACATTTCAGACATCGACGCAGACATCCCCACTCACAGAACATCCCGTCAACCCACCAGAGAGAAACGGACACGCAG AACGAGAGCTGAACCTCCTCCGTCCAAGTCTCGTGATTCATCGCCTTTGCGCTCCACCTTGACTCGGCCTCCTGCAAGAACCTATGCCTCTCACAGAG CTCCATCTGAGTCGGAGTCTGATCACAGCCCCTCGCCTCCTCCTgtcaggagagacagagacaggaacagTCCAGATCAGCCCGCCAGATACAa AGCTCTCTCCGGTGTGTCCACCCTCCCCAACCCGCGGTCCTCTCCTGTAGCCCACAACTGGACCGCCTCTCGCCCTTCCTCCTCCGCCTCACGGCCCCGCAGGCCGGTGTCGGAGTCGGACTCTGACCGCAGCGCTTCCCCTCCTCCGGTCAGAGAGAGCTCGCGCCTGGACAGCAGATACAA AGTTCTCCCTGATCTGCCCCTCCCTGGCCTGAGATCCTCCCCCATTAATGTTCGCCAGGAGCCACCAAGGAGGGTCAACTCGCCCGTCAAAGTCCCGCCCCCAG ACTCTGAGTCCGACTCTGAGTACGGCAGCTCGGCGCCTCCCCAGAGGCAGAGCACCTCATACAGTCAAGACTCCCTCAGCAGATACAG aGCCCTGACAGATGTTGTCCTGCAGCCCCAAGTGGAGCCGCCACGATGGAGCGCTGCCAGTGCCACTGCCAGCAATCCACcacagaaag CTCATTCAGACTCTGAGTCAGAGGCCAGTTACGCATCTGTCCCTCGCAGGGAGTCCACAGGCAGCGGAAAGTCCAACACAGTCAACAACAGATACAG AGTCCTTCCTGAGACGAGGTCAACTTCAATGAAGCAGGAGCCTCCTCCTCGTGTCTCATCACCCACCAGACCGCCACCTGACG ATTCCTCAGAGTCAGACCAGCTTTCACACCTCAGGAGGTCTGGGAGCTCTGAGCGGGGGGAAAGCCACCGCAG CGTTCCACTTGCTGCTAATGGAACTGGCACACTGAGGTCTGGGATTTCAGTGAAGAGCAACCCACCTCTCTACT CCAAGCCTGCAGAAGAGCCCATCTACTCCTTACCGCCAGATTCTTACCCTTCACCTAATCCAGG GTACAGCTCAGACGTGCACACGGTGTCGTTTGTGAAGGACGGCAGCGTAGGCCTGAGGCTTGTGGGGGGCAACGATGTCGGCATCTTTGTAGGTGGAGTTCAGCCAAACAGCCCCGCGTATAACCAGGGAATGAAAGAGGGAGACCAGATCATGCAG gtaaataAAGTTGATTTTGGCCATTTAACTCGTGAAGAGGCAGCCAACTTCCTGCTGAATATCAAGACAGGAGAACAAGTGGAAATTTGCACTCAGAACAAGATGGACA TTTATAAGAAGATCATCAAGTCCAACCTCGCAGACAACTTCTACGTCCGCACCCACTTCGACCACGAAGCAGAAGGCCCCATTGGTCTGAGCTTCACCAGAGGAGAGGTGTTCAGGGTGGTGGACACAATGCATCGTGGGAAGCTGGGCAACTGGTTGGCCGTCCGTATGGGGAACGACCTGCACGAGATGGATAAAGGCACCATCCCCAACCTGGCCAG GGCTGAGACGATGGCCACCATGGAGCGGGCACAGCGGGCGGGTGGAGAGAGGCAGGTGTCAGGACCGAGAGCTGAGTTCTGGAAACTACGGGGTCTCAGAGGGaacaaaaagaatgaaaagaacatCCGGCGGTCTCGAGACGACCTGCTGCAGCTCACCATTCAGGGCAAATTCCCGGCCTACGAGAGAGTCCTGCTCAGAGAAG ctaATTTCAAACGCCCCATTGTCATTCTGGGTCCTCTTAATGATATTGCCATGGAGAAGCTGGCCAGAGAGATGCCTGATGAATATGAGGTGGCAG AAATGGTTCCTCGCAGTGGAGGAGACAGCAGCTCCACCGTTGTTAAACTGGACACTGTGAGGAGAATAGCAGAGAAG GACAAACACCCTCTGCTGGACATCACTCCCACTGCAGTGGAGAGACTCAACTACATCCAGTACCACCCCATGGTGCTGTTCTTGGACCCTCACAGTCGCAAAGACGTCAAGGCCATGAGGCAGAACTACAGCCCCAACTCCAACAAGAGCTCCAGACGCCTTTACTCACAGGCCCTCAAGCTGAGGAAGCACTGCAGCCACATGTTTTCAG CAATTATCGACCTGCAGCCCAACTCCAATGTTTGGTATGAGAGTCTGAAGTCCAAGATCCAGCACCAGCAGTCCAAACCTGTCTGGGTGTCTGAAGTCACG TTGGAGAGTGGTGGAGAGCAGGACCTGGATGCTCTGGACCAAACCCAGTCAGACTACCTCAGTGCTGCTAGTGACCTGGAGGACACTGACGGAGAGGCCTTCACAGACGGAGAGGCCTACACCGACAACGAGGAACTTGAAGAGGCTTATCCCGGTCAGGAGGCAGCCAGGGTCCCACGAGGTGCCAGGGTAGCTGGAGCCGCTCTAGCCCGATCGTCTGAACCAGCCTCTGGGCACCACAGCCCCACCTTGGACCCCGAGCCTCACGCTGACTCGTACTCGCTCAGAGAAGTCCCTCCTTTGATGCACGTACCTGAGCCCAGGTCCAGCCGCCGGGGGAATTACAGCCCACCTCACAGCGCCCCTGAGGAGGAAGACCCCTCTCATCGCAGTTTTACAGACTCAGACTTCAGCGCTCTTGATGCAATTGCACCCACCACTCCATCAGACGGGCCTCCGGATTTTATAGCCCCTGACCCCTCCACCCGGCACTCTGTGAATGAGCCCTTATACGCTGAGGTGCAGCGCGAGAGCCCACAACATGCCAGTCTGTCAGCCATTGAAGAGAAATTACAGCAG ACTCGCTCGGCAGAACCACAGGCacaagcagaggaaaagaaaggccCTCAGTACATCGT GCTAGCACATCATCACCAAGCAGTCCAGTATAGACGAACGCAGATCCGAGGCAGCAACAGctcagaggatgaggaggatgaggacgatGACATTGAATGGGGTCCTGCAACAGAACTCTAG